CTGTTACTCACTGATTAAATTGGCTTAAACTAAAACCAATAATAATAGCTGCAACAATACCGCTAATTAAAACAATAAAAACATTAACACCACATAAGGCAATAACCAATACTATTAAGAATGGCAAAATTGTTAATAATGCTCGTCACCAAATTCATATTTCACTAGTTACTTTTGCATCTTTAACATAAGTAATTGTGAAAAAAAGGATAATAGTAATAATTGCGGCAAAAAGTAAGATTTTTCAATTAAATAAAAATCGACTTTGTGGAGTAACATCTTGGGTACGACATGATGCAATTGCGGTATCCGAAATAATTGATAAATCATCACCAAACATAGCCCCACATAATAAAGCTCCAGCGACCATTGCTAAACTTAAATGTGCTTGCGATGCCATTCCAAAAGCAATCGGTCCAAACGCAACAATTGTACCAACACTAGTACCCATTGCTGTTGAAATAATTGCACTAATTAGAAAAACACCTCCCACTAAAATTGCTGGCGGAATGACCTTAAACCCTAAAAAAGCAATTGCTGAAGAAGCTCCAATTGTATTCATTAATTGGGCAAATGAACCAGACAATAAATAAATAAAAACCATAATTAAAATGTTTTGATCAGCACTTCCTTTTAAAAAAGCATTTAATTTGGTTGTAAAATTCCCTTTAATAATTAAAAAACCAATAATCGTTGGAATTAAAATAATAATTGGCGCAAATATTAAATAAAACCCCATTGGATTGTTTTTTGAAAAAATTTCTTGCTTAAAGATATCTAGAATAATTCCCACTAAAATAAATAAAATAACAAATAATAACAATGGTACTAAACCACGAAAAGAAATCTCTTTTTTTAAGTTCAATAAATTTGTTGTTAAGGGTTGTTCTTGTAATAATTTTTCAACTTTTTTTTGTTTTTTCGGCATACTAATCAACTACTTTCTTTTTTAAAATAATTGATTATTGATTTTTAACATTATTAAATTTATGTATCTTAACGGCACATCATCATGTTATTGGTACGAGCAGAAAACAATCATTTATGAAAGTCTTGGTTTTTATTATTATTAAATATCATTGTTCTACTCCTTTACCTAATTTGTTCTTTATTTATTATATTATAGATTTATTGAATTTTATAAAAAATAATAAAAAAGCCATTTTTCGAAAAATGGCTAATTTGTATTAAGTTAATAATGTCAAGTAATTCTAGTTAAAACTACTTAAATAAGTGACACGATCCGCAATTATATCGTTATAATAATTTTCTTCATCAAAATTATTGGAACGAAACGATTGAATCCGTCCTTTAACTGCAATAATTGCTTTATCACGCAGACTAATATCTAAATCATCGATATTATTTGTTCATACTTTAACATTAACTAAATCACTATCATAGTTACCATCTTTATTTTTAAAAGGGCGTTGAATCTTTAGCAAAAATTTCATTAGTTTTCGCTCTGCTTCTTTTTTATCATAAATAATTTCATAAGTTCCTTCCACTTGCCCAACCAACATCACTTGATTCATATTTTATCATCCTTTCTAAAAACACCAATATAACTCAATACTAAAAAAATTATAAGAAAATTTTTTTAAAAACAAGAAAAAAATTCACAAAATGCATTGTTAATCTTGTTCTAAGAAATCAGCGCCTTTTTGAATTTCAACTTTTGATAAACCAGGATAATCTAACTGCCGCATTATTTCATAACCAACAATCCCAACCGTATTAGCAATGTTTAAGCTACGAACATGTTCAGCCATTGGAATGCGAAAAGTCCGCGCTAAATTTGCCTTTAAAATTGCGGTTGGAATCCCCGTTGATTCTCGCCCAAATAAGATAAAAAGATTCTCATCTTTCGTAAAATCAATCGCACTATGTGGTTGTTTTGCATACCGAGTTGCACAATATAACTTTAAATTTGGATTTAATTGCAAAAAATGGTTTCAATCATTATATAACTCATAATCAGCATACTCAATATAATTGGCACTACTCCGTGTAATAAAACGTTCATCAAAGATAAAACCAAATGGTTCAATTAAATGTAACTTTGCATTAATTGCCACACAAGTTCGCATAATTGCTCCAACATTTTGAGCTATTTCTGGCTCAAATAAAACAATGTTAATTTTCTTAGTTGTTTTCATCTTTACTCTCCTAATCATCATTTCTTAAAAGCACGAAATGCTTTTGCTCGATGAGAATAATTGTTTTTCTCTGTTAAAGTTAATTCTGCATAAGTTCGCCCAATTTCTGGTAATAAAAAAATTGGATCATAACCAAAGGCATTCACACCAACTGGTTCATCAGTAATAACCCCTTTTGTGACTCCCCGAAAGTACATTGTTACTTTTTTCAGCGGGTCAATATAGCATAATACACAAACAGCTTGCGCATCACGGCGCTCTAATAATTCACATTTTTCAATTAATAAATCATTAATAATTTTGTTATCAGTAATGGGATAGGCCCAGCGACGTGTATTAATTCCCGGGAAATGATCTAAACCAATAATCTCTAAACCAGAATCATCAGCTAAAACTGGTCTGTTAATCATTTGGCTTAAAAACGCCGCCTTACAAAAAGCATTCTCTTCAAACGTAGTTCCTGTTTCTGGAATTTCAGGAATAGGAATTTCTAAATCTAATAATGATTTAACTGTTATATTAACATTCTGAAACATCTCGTTAAATTCTCGAACTTTGTTTTTATTACTAGTTGCAATCCAAATGTCTTTCATTCCCTACTTCCTCGCTTTTCTTGATTATATATATTGTATAATAAAATTAAGAAAAGACAGAATGGAACTTAAGCAAATGATGAAATACAACATTAAAACAAAACTAAATTTAGGGATTACTAATCAGAATTATCAAACAGTTGATAATCTTTTCATTCGTTATAGTAATCCTTTTACCAATTTATTTATTGATCATCAAAATGAAATTCTTGTTTTGGAAAAAATTAAAAATACTAAATTGACACTACCAATTATTGAATATGGCTATGATAATGATCACTTTTTCTTAGTAACACCATACTATCCAACATTACAGCCAATTAGTACAATTAAATTAACAAAACAAGTACTAAAAACCATTGCTAAAACAATTCAACAGTTATGACAAATTAAGATTAGTCCTAATGATCAAATCAAGATTTTTCAACCACAACAATTTTTAGAAACTTTTAAAACTGCGGTAAAAAACCCATTAGTAGACTTACAACGATATGAAGCAAACCTTGATTATGCTCAATTACAAACAACTGACCTTGTTTTATGCCACAATGACTTAAACGGGGGAAATTTAGTTTTTCTTGAACAACAGCTTTATTTAATTGATTTTGAATATGCGATGCAAAACGATAAACTGTTTGACATTGCTTCTTTTGCTTCAGAAACTTTAACAACAAAAACAGAACAAGCATATTGGTTTAGTCTTTTTAACCTAACATCAACACAA
This genomic window from Spiroplasma sp. SV19 contains:
- a CDS encoding phosphotransferase: MELKQMMKYNIKTKLNLGITNQNYQTVDNLFIRYSNPFTNLFIDHQNEILVLEKIKNTKLTLPIIEYGYDNDHFFLVTPYYPTLQPISTIKLTKQVLKTIAKTIQQLWQIKISPNDQIKIFQPQQFLETFKTAVKNPLVDLQRYEANLDYAQLQTTDLVLCHNDLNGGNLVFLEQQLYLIDFEYAMQNDKLFDIASFASETLTTKTEQAYWFSLFNLTSTQQQKVNAWMYYQNIAWIAWANYMYEQTNNDIFLAIIKLKFLNLQNNN
- a CDS encoding Na+/H+ antiporter NhaC family protein, coding for MPKKQKKVEKLLQEQPLTTNLLNLKKEISFRGLVPLLLFVILFILVGIILDIFKQEIFSKNNPMGFYLIFAPIIILIPTIIGFLIIKGNFTTKLNAFLKGSADQNILIMVFIYLLSGSFAQLMNTIGASSAIAFLGFKVIPPAILVGGVFLISAIISTAMGTSVGTIVAFGPIAFGMASQAHLSLAMVAGALLCGAMFGDDLSIISDTAIASCRTQDVTPQSRFLFNWKILLFAAIITIILFFTITYVKDAKVTSEIWIWWRALLTILPFLIVLVIALCGVNVFIVLISGIVAAIIIGFSLSQFNQWVTATGDLTSSYLPSLTPAHMLNGNLDPNGHLLSGLDKVLVATDAIKNGMLSMAEIAFLALFTGGLAGLSELSGGLEWATEKINQRIKGKKSAQFGIATLTSVADIALANNTIAIIVVGPMVKEIRQKYDLNKNKIAAFVSIFPAVFQGLIPYGAQMLILVSMANNYVGANQMSISFLDVWKYAWYLYLLFFSAIIFISFNSLERYLTASWWKGITNIFRKKQD
- a CDS encoding tRNA (cytidine(34)-2'-O)-methyltransferase, producing MKTTKKINIVLFEPEIAQNVGAIMRTCVAINAKLHLIEPFGFIFDERFITRSSANYIEYADYELYNDWNHFLQLNPNLKLYCATRYAKQPHSAIDFTKDENLFILFGRESTGIPTAILKANLARTFRIPMAEHVRSLNIANTVGIVGYEIMRQLDYPGLSKVEIQKGADFLEQD
- the rdgB gene encoding RdgB/HAM1 family non-canonical purine NTP pyrophosphatase: MKDIWIATSNKNKVREFNEMFQNVNITVKSLLDLEIPIPEIPETGTTFEENAFCKAAFLSQMINRPVLADDSGLEIIGLDHFPGINTRRWAYPITDNKIINDLLIEKCELLERRDAQAVCVLCYIDPLKKVTMYFRGVTKGVITDEPVGVNAFGYDPIFLLPEIGRTYAELTLTEKNNYSHRAKAFRAFKKWWLGE
- a CDS encoding single-stranded DNA-binding protein, giving the protein MNQVMLVGQVEGTYEIIYDKKEAERKLMKFLLKIQRPFKNKDGNYDSDLVNVKVWTNNIDDLDISLRDKAIIAVKGRIQSFRSNNFDEENYYNDIIADRVTYLSSFN